Within Sandaracinaceae bacterium, the genomic segment ATGTCTGTGGCTTCCTCACGGTCCGGCAAGTTCGGACCAGCGCCGTTGTACCACAGGCCGCGCCGCGGAAGGCGTCAGTACTCGACGCCCAGCACCAGGCGCAGGGTCTGCGCGTTGCCCACGCCGAGGCCCGTCTCCTTGAGGCCCGCCATGGGGAACAAGATGCCGTAGTGGAACGCGGCGTAGAAGCCGTCGGTGAGGCCCGGACCGTCTTCGCTGCGGTAGTACACCGAGGCGTTCAGCTCGAGGCCGAGGGTGTTGGCCCCGCGGTCGCCGTACTCGCGGATCTGCGAGTTGCGGTTGGCGCGGCTGTAAATGACGTCCACGCGTGCGCCGAGGCGCTGGCCGAAGGCGGTACGCACGATGTCGTAGGAGAGGCCGGGGCGCAGGTACCACACGCCGCCCACGTTCCCGAGGATGTTGCGGAACAGGATGAGGTCGATGCGGTAGTTCGGGTGGAAGCCGAAGTGCGTGAGCTGGTCGTTGCCGTCCTCCTGCCGGTACGTGTTCTCGCGGCCGGAGATGCCGCGCACCTGCGAGTCGCCCGTGCCGAGGCCCGTGTCCACGTAGATGCCGAGGGCGTCGTCCAGCAGGCGGTACTCACCCTGGAAGGCGAAGCCGAACGAGAGGATGCGGTAGTCATCGTCGTCGTCCGTGCTGTTCGTGATGTTGCCAATGCTGCCGATGTTGAGCGCAGCCTCGAGCTCGAGCCGCAGGTCGCCCCACATGAACTGCGCCCAGACGTCCGGGGTGGCCTGACGCGCGTTGCGGCGCACCAAGTCCACCAGAGGCGCGCCGGCGTCCACGGTGCTGAGTT encodes:
- a CDS encoding TIGR04551 family protein — encoded protein: MRVRLQPTLALSDDVRVHMTIDVLDNVTLGSSPDRVAVGSEEDLEDTIDMGSGGVSSTSAGDAFRDSIYVRRAWAEVTNRALGQLRFGRMAHEWGLGMLYNAGDGLDDDYSSEIDRVQAITRYSDLFFGASYDFAGEGIVMSPLTSLRAVPFDFTGADDIRQFSFLAAYRLSEEEQEERLANGDWVLNAGIYFLYRTQRLSSEAIELSTVDAGAPLVDLVRRNARQATPDVWAQFMWGDLRLELEAALNIGSIGNITNSTDDDDDYRILSFGFAFQGEYRLLDDALGIYVDTGLGTGDSQVRGISGRENTYRQEDGNDQLTHFGFHPNYRIDLILFRNILGNVGGVWYLRPGLSYDIVRTAFGQRLGARVDVIYSRANRNSQIREYGDRGANTLGLELNASVYYRSEDGPGLTDGFYAAFHYGILFPMAGLKETGLGVGNAQTLRLVLGVEY